Proteins encoded in a region of the Mucispirillum schaedleri ASF457 genome:
- the rpsB gene encoding 30S ribosomal protein S2, translating into MSYISMKSLLEAGVHFGHRTNRWNPKMSKYVFGARNGIYILDLQKTVQCFNNAFEFTRDMAKQGCNFLFVGTKKQAQDAIKAAAEQCGAYYINNRWLGGTLTNFNTIKGRVARLKELEEMFATDFIKRFTKKEASLLKKEYDKLEKNLGGIKDMKNIPDVMFIVDINMEQNAVLEAHKLGIPIVAIVDTNCDPEMVDFPIPGNDDAIRACQLIAGRLADAINEGRQSREDELVGEVRDASKEEDVEENEIVSMAEAELNDIPEDEVK; encoded by the coding sequence ATGTCGTATATTTCTATGAAAAGCCTGTTAGAAGCAGGTGTTCATTTTGGTCACAGAACTAATCGCTGGAACCCTAAAATGTCAAAATATGTGTTTGGTGCAAGAAATGGTATCTACATTCTTGACCTTCAAAAAACTGTTCAATGCTTTAATAATGCATTTGAATTTACAAGAGATATGGCTAAACAAGGCTGTAATTTCTTATTTGTAGGCACTAAAAAACAAGCTCAAGATGCTATTAAAGCAGCTGCTGAGCAGTGCGGTGCATACTATATTAATAACCGCTGGTTAGGCGGCACTCTTACTAACTTTAATACTATTAAAGGCAGAGTTGCAAGACTTAAAGAATTAGAAGAAATGTTTGCTACTGATTTTATCAAACGCTTTACTAAAAAAGAAGCTTCTCTTCTTAAAAAAGAATATGATAAATTAGAGAAAAACTTAGGCGGTATCAAGGATATGAAAAATATCCCTGATGTTATGTTTATAGTTGATATTAATATGGAGCAGAATGCAGTTTTAGAAGCTCATAAATTAGGTATACCAATAGTTGCAATAGTTGACACTAACTGCGACCCGGAAATGGTTGACTTCCCTATTCCCGGGAACGACGATGCTATCAGAGCATGCCAGCTTATTGCAGGCAGACTTGCTGATGCTATTAATGAGGGCAGACAATCTAGAGAAGATGAACTTGTTGGCGAAGTTAGAGATGCATCTAAAGAAGAAGATGTGGAAGAAAATGAAATAGTTTCTATGGCTGAAGCTGAACTTAATGATATACCAGAAGATGAGGTGAAATAA
- the lgt gene encoding prolipoprotein diacylglyceryl transferase — protein MMPYLFKIGNFELRIYSLMIITGLLICIFMAGRKMVKMGYKKEYLENMIIVVFIAALIGARIYYVIFQWEFYKDTPLEIFAVWHGGLAIHGGIIMGFIAALIYSHYLKIKVMFFGDLIAPWLILGQGLGRLGNFANGEAHGVPVITPPEIIFRLKPVFTDFWTSVLYTFNLNSMPENVSKLNEIAKNGAEVTFQGKVYELKEYVPWGISFTDKHMPAAYRDFGTLAVHPTFFYEMILNFTAAAIMYYFWRNSKNISTGLIFGIYLISYGLIRGFVTMFRADDLMLGFIRAPHAASLAFICIGIFLVVRAMKLKDNI, from the coding sequence ATGATGCCATATCTTTTTAAAATAGGTAATTTTGAGCTGCGTATATACAGCCTTATGATAATTACAGGTCTTCTTATCTGCATATTTATGGCAGGCAGGAAGATGGTAAAAATGGGTTATAAAAAAGAATATCTTGAAAATATGATAATAGTAGTATTTATTGCAGCATTAATTGGTGCAAGGATATATTATGTTATTTTTCAGTGGGAATTTTATAAAGATACTCCGCTTGAAATATTTGCAGTATGGCATGGGGGGCTTGCAATTCATGGAGGTATTATAATGGGTTTTATTGCAGCCCTTATATATTCTCACTATTTGAAAATAAAAGTTATGTTTTTTGGTGACTTAATTGCACCATGGCTTATATTAGGGCAGGGGCTTGGAAGATTAGGCAACTTTGCAAACGGGGAAGCTCATGGGGTGCCTGTAATTACTCCACCAGAAATAATATTCAGATTAAAGCCAGTGTTTACAGATTTCTGGACATCTGTATTATATACATTTAATTTAAACAGCATGCCAGAAAATGTATCAAAATTAAATGAAATAGCTAAAAACGGGGCAGAAGTAACATTTCAAGGCAAAGTATATGAATTAAAAGAATATGTGCCGTGGGGTATCAGCTTTACAGATAAACATATGCCTGCAGCATACAGAGATTTTGGCACACTGGCAGTGCACCCTACATTTTTTTATGAAATGATTTTAAATTTTACAGCTGCTGCAATTATGTATTATTTTTGGCGTAACAGTAAAAATATTTCAACAGGTTTAATTTTTGGTATATACTTAATATCATATGGATTAATTCGTGGTTTTGTTACAATGTTTAGGGCTGATGATTTAATGCTTGGTTTTATCCGTGCCCCACATGCAGCAAGCCTTGCTTTTATATGTATTGGTATATTTTTAGTAGTTAGAGCAATGAAATTGAAGGATAATATTTAA
- a CDS encoding type II restriction endonuclease, which yields MDKKKFETEFSAFLSILNQYVSDESKNWTIKGFIDVYKNIFTISTDTKIISKILEIHIFPIISRFAFEKGFNLVLADHQNYYPDMSFVFIENPSIKYAVDIKTTYRKSDNKCNGFTLGSHGEYFINRASSKNIQYPYNEYKAHYCLGIIYSRNYIVDEINMFNINELYTIESVIKNIEFFFIEKWKIASDKSGSGNTANIGSITKIQDIINGNGVFKDYGEEMFDAYWMNYNKITITTNDGRTKKISTLKEYLKYIGRE from the coding sequence ATGGATAAAAAGAAGTTTGAAACAGAATTCTCTGCTTTTTTAAGTATATTAAATCAGTATGTTTCTGATGAATCAAAAAACTGGACAATTAAGGGTTTTATAGATGTATATAAGAATATTTTTACAATATCTACCGATACAAAGATTATTTCTAAAATACTTGAAATACATATATTTCCAATTATTAGTCGTTTTGCATTTGAAAAAGGATTCAATTTGGTTTTAGCTGATCATCAAAATTATTATCCTGATATGTCTTTTGTATTTATAGAAAATCCCTCTATTAAGTATGCTGTTGATATTAAAACAACTTATAGAAAAAGTGATAACAAATGCAATGGGTTTACATTGGGTTCACACGGTGAATATTTTATTAATAGAGCATCAAGTAAAAATATTCAGTATCCATATAATGAATATAAAGCCCACTATTGTTTAGGCATAATTTATTCTCGTAATTATATTGTTGACGAAATAAATATGTTTAATATAAATGAATTGTATACAATAGAATCAGTAATTAAAAATATAGAATTCTTCTTTATTGAAAAATGGAAAATAGCAAGTGATAAAAGCGGTAGTGGTAATACCGCTAATATAGGAAGTATTACTAAAATACAAGATATAATTAATGGTAATGGAGTATTTAAAGATTATGGGGAAGAAATGTTTGATGCCTATTGGATGAACTATAATAAAATAACTATTACTACAAATGATGGACGAACAAAGAAAATATCAACATTAAAAGAATATTTGAAGTATATAGGAAGAGAGTAA
- a CDS encoding DNA adenine methylase gives MIIPPIKCQGIKTKLTEWIKNKLPENYNIWYEPFMGSGVVGFNIKPNKAIFCDTNPYIINFYNDIKTGVITSDKMKLFLLSESIKLNKYSNDYYMEVRERFNKNPNSYDFIFLNRSCFNGMMRFNSKGNFNVPFCKKNNRFSRSYITKIVNQIKNIEMLLETYDYQFTTQSFNNTINYATKNDIIYCDPPYIDRYSDYFNAWRHDDEVSLFNMLLNTKSKFILSTWHHNKYRKNSYIDIYWNSFNIDLKEHFYYIGGKEHNRNTVIEALVTNF, from the coding sequence ATGATAATTCCACCAATTAAATGTCAAGGAATAAAAACAAAATTAACAGAATGGATAAAGAATAAATTACCTGAAAATTATAATATTTGGTATGAGCCTTTTATGGGTTCAGGCGTAGTTGGATTTAATATTAAGCCAAATAAAGCTATTTTTTGCGATACTAATCCTTATATAATCAACTTTTATAATGATATAAAAACAGGGGTAATAACATCTGATAAGATGAAACTATTTTTATTAAGTGAAAGTATCAAACTCAATAAATATTCTAATGATTATTACATGGAAGTTAGAGAGAGATTTAATAAAAATCCTAATTCTTATGATTTTATATTTCTTAATCGTAGCTGTTTTAATGGTATGATGCGATTTAATAGTAAAGGTAACTTTAATGTTCCATTTTGTAAAAAGAATAATAGATTTTCAAGAAGTTATATTACAAAGATTGTGAATCAAATAAAAAATATTGAAATGTTACTGGAAACTTATGATTATCAATTTACAACTCAATCATTTAATAATACAATTAATTATGCAACCAAAAATGATATTATTTATTGTGATCCACCGTATATTGATAGGTATTCAGATTATTTTAATGCTTGGAGGCATGATGATGAGGTATCGTTATTTAATATGTTGTTAAACACAAAATCAAAATTTATACTATCAACATGGCATCATAATAAATATCGTAAGAATTCTTACATAGATATATATTGGAATAGTTTTAATATAGATTTAAAAGAGCATTTTTATTATATTGGAGGAAAAGAGCATAATAGAAATACAGTGATTGAAGCTCTTGTAACAAATTTTTAA
- a CDS encoding DJ-1 family glyoxalase III, with product MKKAVVFLADGFEDIEALAPVDILRRGGVDLTIAGVTGMQVVSSHNVKIMADKDVKDIKTDDYDAFICPGGMPGASNLRDSSIVIDIIKEAYGKGKIVSAICAAPMVLDKAGILADKDFTMYPGMENNAPSGSYKNDKFVVKDGKVITGAGPAAAFEYAFELLAELQGKEIASQVAKGMLFK from the coding sequence ATGAAAAAAGCGGTTGTATTTTTAGCAGACGGGTTTGAAGATATAGAAGCTCTTGCACCTGTGGATATTTTACGCAGAGGTGGAGTTGATTTAACTATTGCTGGCGTGACTGGCATGCAGGTGGTAAGCTCCCATAATGTAAAAATAATGGCTGATAAAGATGTAAAAGACATTAAAACAGATGACTATGATGCTTTTATATGTCCCGGTGGTATGCCCGGTGCATCTAATTTAAGAGACAGCAGTATAGTTATAGATATAATAAAAGAAGCTTATGGCAAAGGCAAAATAGTTTCTGCAATATGTGCAGCACCTATGGTTCTTGATAAGGCTGGAATATTAGCTGATAAAGATTTTACAATGTATCCTGGCATGGAAAATAATGCACCAAGTGGCAGCTATAAAAATGATAAATTTGTTGTAAAAGATGGCAAAGTTATTACTGGAGCAGGTCCTGCAGCTGCATTTGAATATGCTTTTGAACTGCTTGCAGAGCTGCAGGGTAAAGAAATTGCATCGCAGGTTGCAAAAGGAATGCTTTTTAAATAG
- a CDS encoding MBL fold metallo-hydrolase yields MSNHIKYELNNNLPLLKADYSGNILVNGRFSKDLVKKKTHLFKTIRWLVKRNPQKEELAKEKSIIKVNKINSFEDNKIYWLGHSCFYINIAGISFITDPVFFDLITNKRDTALPFNIKDLKNISYILISHDHYDHLSIKSISSLLENNPDMEALLPLKTSELFNSCPLKWISRQEAGWYQSYIYLKDNVRVTFLPSDHWCRRGLFDQNKRLWGSFMIEHKGHKIFFAGDTAYNEEMYKDIKNTMGSPDICLMPIGSYSPYYMMRDHHINPEEAAALFEILGGKKFIPMHYGTYTMSSEPAGEPVRRIKKVIDKDKLVLLEIGGEYNL; encoded by the coding sequence ATGTCAAACCATATCAAATATGAATTAAATAATAATCTGCCTTTATTAAAGGCAGATTATTCAGGCAATATTTTAGTTAATGGCAGGTTTTCAAAAGATTTAGTCAAAAAGAAAACTCATTTATTTAAAACTATCAGATGGCTTGTTAAAAGAAACCCACAGAAAGAAGAGCTTGCAAAAGAAAAATCTATTATAAAAGTTAATAAAATCAATAGTTTTGAAGATAATAAAATATACTGGCTTGGTCATTCCTGTTTTTATATAAACATTGCAGGTATATCATTTATAACAGACCCTGTTTTTTTTGATTTAATTACAAATAAAAGAGATACAGCACTTCCATTTAATATTAAAGATTTGAAAAATATTTCATATATTCTTATAAGCCATGACCATTATGACCATTTAAGTATAAAAAGTATATCATCTCTTTTAGAAAATAATCCAGATATGGAAGCACTGCTTCCGCTTAAAACATCAGAGCTTTTTAACAGCTGCCCGTTAAAATGGATAAGCAGACAGGAAGCTGGCTGGTATCAGTCATATATTTATTTAAAAGATAATGTTCGTGTTACATTTCTGCCTTCTGACCACTGGTGCAGACGGGGTTTATTTGACCAGAATAAAAGGCTCTGGGGCAGTTTCATGATAGAGCATAAAGGTCATAAAATATTTTTTGCAGGTGATACTGCATATAATGAAGAAATGTATAAGGATATAAAAAACACCATGGGAAGCCCTGATATATGCCTTATGCCGATAGGCAGCTACAGCCCTTATTATATGATGCGAGACCATCATATAAACCCTGAAGAAGCAGCGGCTCTTTTTGAAATATTAGGCGGCAAAAAGTTTATCCCTATGCATTACGGCACTTATACAATGAGCAGTGAGCCAGCAGGAGAGCCAGTTCGCAGGATAAAAAAAGTAATAGATAAAGATAAATTAGTTCTTTTAGAAATAGGTGGAGAATATAATTTATGA
- a CDS encoding patatin-like phospholipase family protein: MSIIKDIIYNKKISLALDSGSAKGMAHIGVIETLEKEGYQITAVAGTSMGAIVAAYYCLGKLDILKSWLTGLNKKSTFMTFDVSFSGGFIGGKKLMQAFEEHLGYAKFSDAKIPLYITATNLDTGKECIFSEGPIIHAIRASISVPGVMRPYLYEGSYYVDGAVTNPLPVDVLHNNKHKNIVAVHLHEYIEERDNSSAPGLLETMSRSMGIVSRCLAKAKMQEAVAVIEPKLSGIDMFHFYQAQEVINCGANAAKIAVEQGALDSITLKILNNFKEKISNRIIHIMKKKLGKEQSGE, translated from the coding sequence ATGAGTATAATAAAAGATATAATTTATAATAAAAAAATATCACTTGCACTGGACAGCGGCTCTGCAAAGGGTATGGCACATATTGGAGTAATAGAAACACTTGAAAAAGAAGGTTATCAGATTACAGCAGTGGCAGGCACATCTATGGGTGCAATAGTTGCAGCTTACTACTGTTTGGGAAAGCTTGATATATTAAAATCATGGCTTACTGGGTTAAACAAAAAATCTACATTTATGACATTTGATGTTTCATTTTCTGGCGGCTTTATTGGCGGCAAAAAATTAATGCAGGCTTTTGAAGAACATTTGGGATACGCAAAGTTTTCAGATGCTAAAATACCTTTATATATTACAGCTACTAATCTTGATACTGGTAAAGAATGTATTTTTTCAGAAGGTCCTATAATACATGCAATAAGGGCAAGTATTTCTGTGCCCGGAGTTATGAGGCCTTATCTATATGAAGGCAGCTATTATGTAGATGGGGCAGTTACTAACCCGCTGCCTGTTGATGTGCTGCATAATAATAAACACAAAAATATTGTGGCAGTTCATCTTCATGAATATATAGAAGAAAGAGATAATTCATCAGCCCCCGGTCTGCTTGAAACTATGAGCAGGTCTATGGGGATAGTTTCCCGCTGTCTTGCAAAAGCAAAAATGCAGGAAGCAGTGGCAGTTATTGAGCCAAAGTTATCAGGTATTGATATGTTTCACTTTTATCAGGCTCAGGAAGTAATTAACTGCGGTGCAAATGCTGCAAAAATAGCAGTAGAGCAGGGAGCATTAGACAGCATAACACTTAAAATATTAAACAATTTTAAAGAAAAAATAAGTAACAGGATAATACATATTATGAAAAAAAAGCTGGGAAAGGAACAGTCAGGTGAATAG
- a CDS encoding bacteriohemerythrin, with protein sequence MSKTIQPLEWVDDLRLGDYSLDNHTKEFLRFANVFIDAKNVGNGEEQLDNVLNHLTEYSHKHFPPQEDLMERIKYPSLDEHKTDHKKFNLGVAKLLKKRLLLKRANVPADEYDERGVDGVLTDIADFITDWYHSHMLGADKRLSDYYNYEYKE encoded by the coding sequence TTGAGTAAAACTATACAACCATTAGAATGGGTAGATGATTTAAGATTAGGTGATTATTCTCTTGATAACCACACAAAAGAATTTTTACGGTTTGCAAATGTATTTATAGATGCAAAAAATGTTGGCAACGGCGAAGAACAGCTTGATAATGTATTAAATCACCTTACAGAATATTCGCACAAGCATTTTCCACCTCAGGAAGATTTAATGGAGCGTATTAAGTATCCATCACTTGATGAGCATAAAACAGACCATAAAAAATTTAATTTAGGTGTGGCAAAACTTCTGAAAAAAAGATTACTGCTTAAAAGAGCAAATGTGCCTGCTGATGAATATGACGAAAGGGGAGTTGACGGCGTTCTAACGGATATTGCCGATTTTATTACAGACTGGTATCACAGCCATATGCTTGGTGCTGATAAAAGACTTTCTGATTATTATAACTACGAATATAAAGAATGA
- the rpmB gene encoding 50S ribosomal protein L28 — protein sequence MARRCDVCGKGPLSGNLISHAHNVSRRKFYPNLHSVKTVEADGTVVRKKVCAKCLKAGKVKKA from the coding sequence ATGGCAAGACGCTGCGATGTTTGTGGCAAAGGTCCTTTAAGTGGAAACTTAATAAGCCATGCACACAATGTTTCAAGAAGAAAGTTCTACCCTAACCTTCACAGTGTAAAAACTGTTGAGGCAGATGGAACTGTTGTAAGAAAAAAAGTTTGTGCAAAATGCCTTAAAGCCGGCAAAGTTAAAAAAGCATAA
- a CDS encoding DUF1858 domain-containing protein, giving the protein MIITKDTLTADILKNINGAKEFFESLNMGCLSCMGIQNETLEKSCLMHGLNLEEIMEKLNNLSNQ; this is encoded by the coding sequence ATGATTATTACAAAAGATACTTTGACAGCTGATATTTTAAAAAATATTAATGGAGCAAAAGAGTTTTTTGAAAGCCTTAATATGGGCTGTCTTAGCTGCATGGGTATACAAAATGAAACATTAGAAAAAAGCTGCCTTATGCATGGATTAAATCTTGAAGAAATTATGGAGAAGTTAAATAATTTATCAAATCAGTAG
- the trmB gene encoding tRNA (guanosine(46)-N7)-methyltransferase TrmB, with protein sequence MEENNLSKNERQLPAFFSWWQGGIRYAENIDKNGETLKLPFENNALYGDAVWSQLYPDIKLRPLTCMEIFGNNKPLNLEIGIGNGEFIAKYAADRTEENWLGVEVFKKIFKLAEKRVNKIDADNIRIIQFDAALILRLMEDEALSNIYVNFPDPWPKKKHKRRRLLKPEFMQLMVSKLKKGGLMQIATDHDDYAEEINENLKEVKGIKSIYETSFVRHVDNYFPTKYFRKFVSSDGAYFFRYERI encoded by the coding sequence ATGGAAGAAAATAATTTAAGTAAAAATGAAAGGCAGCTTCCAGCATTTTTTTCATGGTGGCAGGGAGGTATCCGTTATGCAGAAAATATTGATAAAAATGGTGAAACATTGAAACTGCCTTTTGAAAACAATGCTCTTTATGGTGATGCAGTCTGGAGCCAGCTTTATCCTGATATTAAGCTAAGACCTTTAACATGTATGGAAATATTTGGCAATAATAAGCCTTTGAATTTAGAAATAGGTATAGGAAATGGAGAGTTTATTGCAAAATATGCAGCTGACAGGACAGAAGAAAACTGGCTTGGAGTGGAAGTATTTAAAAAAATATTTAAACTGGCAGAAAAAAGGGTAAATAAAATAGATGCTGATAATATACGCATTATCCAGTTTGATGCAGCTCTTATTTTGAGGCTTATGGAAGATGAAGCTTTAAGTAATATTTATGTAAACTTTCCAGACCCATGGCCTAAAAAAAAGCATAAAAGAAGAAGGCTTTTAAAGCCTGAATTTATGCAGCTTATGGTTTCAAAGTTGAAAAAAGGCGGGCTTATGCAGATAGCAACAGACCATGATGATTATGCGGAAGAAATAAATGAAAATTTAAAAGAAGTAAAAGGAATAAAATCTATATATGAAACAAGTTTTGTCCGCCATGTAGATAATTATTTTCCTACAAAATATTTTAGAAAATTTGTAAGCAGTGATGGTGCTTATTTTTTTAGATATGAGAGAATATAA
- a CDS encoding NfeD family protein has protein sequence MPVISYVYPNGARAASAGIFITMAAEFSAMSESSNIGAAHPVSSNGEDIKGDMAEKVLNDTTALIKTIAEKRGKNIEVAVGMVTQSKSYTSSEALKLNIVDAVVNHDELIKIISEKYNISENADIINLYPDFKQEIYNIIANPDFLAAVLFLGIILIMLEIKMPGTFVFAGLGIVCLIVFAFGANIIPINFLGIMLILLGFGLFIAEIFITSFGALTVAGLVSLIFGLRMLFDSEHSAGISVSLWVIILITGTTLLIALLIGRLIIKDFTKRPSSGPETMLDKEARVIDWENGIGRVKIYEEIWNAYSDESLLVNDIVIITNIEGLKLKVKKK, from the coding sequence GTGCCTGTTATATCTTATGTTTATCCAAATGGTGCAAGGGCAGCTTCAGCTGGTATTTTTATTACCATGGCTGCAGAATTTTCTGCAATGAGTGAAAGCTCAAATATAGGGGCAGCCCATCCTGTTTCATCAAATGGAGAAGATATAAAAGGTGATATGGCAGAAAAAGTTTTAAATGACACTACTGCATTAATTAAAACTATTGCAGAAAAGCGTGGTAAAAATATTGAAGTGGCTGTTGGTATGGTTACACAATCTAAAAGCTATACATCATCAGAGGCATTGAAGCTGAATATTGTTGATGCAGTTGTAAACCACGATGAGCTTATAAAAATAATTTCTGAAAAATATAATATATCAGAAAATGCAGATATAATCAATTTATACCCTGATTTTAAGCAGGAAATATATAATATTATAGCTAACCCTGATTTTTTAGCAGCTGTTCTTTTCCTTGGCATTATCCTTATTATGCTTGAAATTAAAATGCCCGGCACATTTGTTTTTGCAGGGCTTGGCATTGTATGCTTAATAGTATTTGCTTTTGGTGCAAATATTATACCTATAAACTTTTTAGGAATAATGCTTATACTTTTAGGCTTTGGGCTTTTTATTGCAGAAATATTTATTACAAGTTTTGGGGCATTAACAGTGGCAGGTCTTGTGAGCCTTATTTTTGGACTTCGTATGCTTTTTGACAGCGAGCATTCTGCGGGAATATCTGTATCTTTATGGGTTATAATATTAATTACAGGCACAACTTTATTGATAGCTTTATTAATAGGCAGGCTTATAATAAAAGATTTTACAAAAAGACCATCATCAGGTCCAGAAACTATGCTTGATAAGGAAGCTCGTGTAATAGATTGGGAAAACGGCATTGGAAGAGTTAAAATATATGAAGAAATATGGAATGCTTACAGTGACGAAAGTTTATTAGTAAATGATATAGTTATTATTACAAATATAGAAGGTTTAAAACTTAAGGTTAAGAAAAAATAA
- a CDS encoding TIGR04013 family B12-binding domain/radical SAM domain-containing protein — protein sequence MKRVVFVRDKTNKHSIRALLAAYEKWFPEKDYYVLTPQDAFEFLKEDDLALFSFLTGTSSAYIDYVTKLKEKLPKINTVCGGAHPSARSEDMLEYFDGVCAGEGEESIKDIIEMAHSGRVEGIITGKKVLNLDEYRVFPRKMVSLGPIEIVRGCPSGCAYCQTPQLFRGRLRHRSIDFIVEEIKFALSRKGFADVRFIAPDASSYQYNKGINLEAIEGLLYNVRSTIGTKGKLFYGTFPSELDPSGVSKELVDLLVKYCDNKQIVLGLQSASYYMQKIMHRRSGLAETEKAIELLLNKNFEIVVDLIFGLPYETEETYEETYKFIEKWKGRVTIHSHPFDPLPGSRWQYEKSTEVPAKLVKAVKSLEGIGRVFGRVIKDKEKVCRI from the coding sequence ATGAAAAGAGTAGTATTTGTAAGGGATAAGACTAATAAACACTCTATAAGAGCACTTTTAGCAGCTTATGAAAAATGGTTTCCTGAAAAGGATTATTATGTATTAACACCACAGGATGCTTTTGAATTTTTAAAAGAAGATGATTTAGCTTTATTTTCATTTTTAACAGGCACAAGCAGTGCATATATTGATTATGTTACAAAACTTAAAGAAAAACTGCCTAAAATAAATACTGTATGCGGTGGAGCTCATCCCAGTGCAAGAAGTGAAGATATGCTTGAATATTTTGACGGAGTATGTGCAGGCGAAGGCGAAGAAAGTATTAAAGATATTATAGAAATGGCACATTCTGGCAGAGTGGAAGGAATAATTACTGGCAAAAAAGTATTAAACCTTGATGAATACAGAGTATTTCCAAGAAAAATGGTTTCACTTGGACCAATAGAGATAGTCAGGGGCTGCCCAAGTGGATGTGCTTACTGCCAGACACCCCAGCTTTTCCGTGGCAGACTAAGGCACAGAAGTATAGATTTTATTGTGGAAGAAATAAAATTTGCTTTAAGCAGAAAAGGTTTTGCAGATGTGCGGTTTATTGCACCTGATGCTTCATCATACCAGTATAACAAGGGAATAAATTTAGAAGCAATAGAAGGTCTTTTATATAATGTCCGCAGCACAATAGGGACAAAAGGCAAACTTTTTTATGGCACATTTCCATCAGAATTAGACCCGTCAGGTGTTTCAAAAGAGCTTGTAGATTTGCTTGTTAAATACTGTGATAATAAGCAGATAGTTTTAGGACTGCAGTCTGCATCTTATTATATGCAGAAGATTATGCACAGGCGTTCAGGGCTTGCAGAAACAGAAAAAGCTATTGAACTTTTATTAAATAAAAATTTTGAAATAGTTGTAGATTTGATATTTGGACTGCCCTATGAAACAGAAGAAACTTATGAAGAAACATATAAGTTTATAGAAAAATGGAAAGGCAGAGTAACTATACATTCCCATCCATTTGACCCGCTTCCCGGAAGCCGCTGGCAGTATGAGAAATCTACCGAAGTGCCTGCAAAGTTAGTAAAAGCTGTAAAAAGTCTGGAAGGCATAGGAAGAGTTTTTGGCAGAGTAATAAAAGATAAGGAGAAAGTATGCAGAATATAG
- a CDS encoding DUF493 domain-containing protein, with protein sequence MQNIENNGKTLKDLQKFPDVFTFKIMGENTNNFLADARKVFDGRSDVNFAENISRTGKYISISATTEVWTYEELESLYTAISKLEGLKFYV encoded by the coding sequence ATGCAGAATATAGAAAATAACGGCAAAACATTAAAAGACTTGCAAAAATTTCCAGATGTTTTTACATTTAAAATTATGGGAGAAAACACAAACAATTTTTTAGCTGATGCAAGAAAGGTTTTTGATGGAAGAAGTGATGTTAATTTTGCAGAAAATATAAGCAGGACAGGAAAATATATAAGCATATCAGCAACAACAGAAGTATGGACATATGAAGAACTAGAAAGCCTTTATACAGCTATCAGTAAACTTGAAGGCTTAAAATTTTATGTATAG